The window CGTCATCTTAGCCAACAATTCCTTTAGGTTCCCTAGCAGATGAGATTCATCTTGCTGGAGCTGCATCCAAATGGTCCAGATTTCTGACTGACTATAacagagaagtttttattgtttcCTGGTGAATTTTCTGAACAAAAATCAATCTCAAGTCAAGTTAgcttttattggcatatatcagcaattcaagttattaaAGACAGGCGCAATAAAAGGAAAAAGCAATCATAACTTAATTCTGTGATAACCTTTGACGCCACTTCAAAGCAgcatggagaaacttagccaccatCTCGGTTACCTTGGGAAAAGAATCATTCAACAATCTATAAACTTTGAGCGAATCAGGGCAGTCCGTCATACTAGCTACAATAGATTTTAAATATGTGTGACATATATCAACATACAGATGACAATGCAGaagaacatgtgtaattgactcaACACAATTTTGTTTACATAGGCAATATCTGGTTGAATAGGGTGTCCTGTAAAATCTGCCATATAAAATGGCAGACGGCATAGCATTACACCTAGCCTGGAACCTGTAaggaggataaatatggagccatcctccctacagtgagaggGATCTCAAAGCTCAGGGGGGAGCAGATTCTGGTAGCCAGACTAGATAACTTCTGACACTCAATGTCCAACATCCTATTCTTAATTTGTAAGCATTTGATGTTAACATTGATAGCACAGAAATACCCATAGCCTTAATTTTCTCCTCAATATGTGTTAGCCAAACTGagagattggattctgaaagcaTTTGGTATATAAGGCTCCTCAGATCACAGTTATAATGAATATGAAGCCAGTATTTGAATGGCATAAAAGCCAGGCCCTCGTTTCCATTAAGATTAAACCCATTTCTATCTAGGCAGAgaactgcatatggaacacacttcggATGACCCATAATTTTCCACAGAAATTTGGATTGAACATATTCCATGACCTGGTCAAAAGCCCTAATCCATATTGGAATTCCATACAATAGTTGAGAAATCACTTTGGACTTGAAAATCTTTATGGCATCTGGAACGAATTGATTGCCTCTGGAATAGAAAAAACTTGCTATAGCTGATGCACTGTCAGCTGTCTTTGCTGCATACTTGTGATGGATAGACCAAGTTGCATTGTATTGAAAatagaacaagttaaatatttcaaatatctGGGTATCTATCTCCTTCCTGTCAATAACCCATTTGTATGGACTCCAGGTTTTAGAAAAAACTAAGATTTTTGATTTATCATAATTCAACTGGAGCTTATTGGAATCGAAGAACCCAGTACAGTGAACCAGCAAGAACTAGACCAACTCTGGAACAAGTCAACAGaactgtgtcatcagcatatagaAGCAGAGGTACATGAATCGCCCTGAGTTTTGGGCTGTGACAATCAGCACCAGTCAGATGATCAGCCAGATCACTAAGGAAAAGATTGAATAAGAAGGGAGCTAAAACACAGCCCTGGTTTGACACCCTTGACAACAGGAATCTTCAAAGTCAGTTTGCCTGCTAATGAGCACTTAATCTGGCAGGTATTGGAAGTATATAGTTTCTTAATAAGCATAAGAAGTCTTTTGTCCATATTTAATTGATCTAACTTAATCCAAAGAAGATCCCTGCTAACTGAGTCGAACATTCCCTTTAAATCTGATAATGCCACGAATAATTTCAAGTTAGTTCTCACAGTGTACTAGTTAATTAAATGAGATAGGGTGATACAGTGGTCAAAGGTGGTCTTCCCTTTACAAAAACCCAGCTGTTCAGGATCTTAAATTCCCTTCTGTCTCATCCAAAAATTGAGCTTAGCTAGTAAATGCTTAGTATATAGCTTACCCATTACAGAGAGTAGGTTAATCGGCCTATAATTAACAGGGTTAGTATGGTCACCCTTTTTATATATTCAAGATCACTGAGCTTTTAATGGGTCTCTTGTTTAGGACCTGATTGAGAGTCAAACTAGAGTTGATGCTGCTGGAGTTCCATCATTGGAACTGTTATTTGGCCCTAAAAGCAGACTTGGGAGAATAATACAGGCCAGGGCCATTGGCACTGGGGAAGGGAGATTACTTCTCTCCCCCATTCCTGTGTCATTTCACCAATCAGAAATTCCACCCATCCCCAAAGGCAATGTACATACCTGTTGTTGTTGCTTTCTCCCTATCAGGGCTCAAAGTAACCTGGGAAGTCATTTCCATTGGGGAAGAATTAACCTCATCATCTATGATCCCAATCCGGATCAAGCACCCCAATCAAAGGGTCAAAGTTACACACTGGGTGTTCCATTCAGAGAACTCCAGCATCACGTATCATTTGGACCTTTTTACTTCCCTCCAGTCCCTGAAAATAGATGTGTGCAATTCTCCTGTCTCCCTAGTGAAGAGAGCTACAGGATTTCAGGGCTGCTGTTGCCAAAGCTGGAATACCTCTATTGAGCTATCCACATGTAGCCTTGCAAATAGTTAGTAGATCAAAGAGAAAACTCCCTAGGCTGGGTTAACTATTGCACAATGAATGCTATTTAAGTACAGCTCTGGCGAGACAGAGGAATAAATGTTCTTCCATAAGGATCCCATGAGAAACATTTACTAACCAGAAATGTATTTGTAAGTAAACAATTCTAAGCTAACCCAGCTACTCCCTTAGTTCAGGCCAGGGAAGAATGGTCCTTAAGATCTTAGCCTAACTTTACCCCCGGCAGTTTCCACCCATTGACTTCTAAGGCCCAAGAGCAGCAGCCACTGTGTTCTGCACCAATCTGCTTCTCTTTCATCTGTTCCCATTCCCCCTCTGCCTGCGTCTATCTGTGGGGCTCAGTCTGAAACAGAGTGAGGTTAGCCTGTCCATACTCTTCAAAGATGCTGTCAGCTCCCAGTTGGTCGATGAAGGCCTCAAAGCACTTCTGCTGTTCAGTCTCAACTTCTTCCTGTGACAGGTTGGCAGGAGCCTTTAACAAAGTGCCTTTCTTCTTTCGATGCCGTCTCGTTACAGTCTGGGAGCTCAGGACATGCCCTGCCATATGACAACCAAGATCACACCTCTGGACAAATGTGGTACAATATGGAAGAGCTTACGCCAGTATTTGACTATTCGGGATCAACTATATAACTACCCGTGGCTATTTACAGCTTAATTGTTTTATGTGTGAAAGGCATGCTAAATTAGGGCACTTAGCGCCTCCAAGCCTCACTGTTCGCCATGCTCATCACCACATCCAGGcaaattatcatcattattagCATTAGCATATATGTCTTGCCTTCTGAAACGGAATCCTCAGGGCAGGTTATGATAAAGctaaaacagtataaaatataaaaataagaacACAGCTTAAGAAGAACTAACAAGCCAAAAACAACCTCCTATCTCCAAAGACGATAGAAGTCATAATCACTAATGACATTAAACACACAAACAGTAACAGCATAAGATTCTTGCTGTGAGTATTCAAAATAATACATTCAATAATACATTTAACATGcaacaatattttcttgcatgctaATTGCAATAAGAATGAAACATTCATTGCAgtcaaggctgcttccacatggcaagGGTTTTCTATGATAAAAATGTCGAAGCATTCTACACTGCAAATTCACTGCAAATGTAGAAGCATTCACAACTTCCCTGGCATCAGCCCCTTATGGACACCATTTCCCTGCCATGCCGcctgaagactttttaaaaaacggagTAATTGCTGTAGGAACAGGAGGGCTGTATCCACGTATTACTGGATATCGCACTATAGCAGTTGTTTACAACTGGGTTTTCCTGTGTAGAGAAGAAAATCTAAGTGCATAGCATTGCAACAATAGTGCAATATCCATTAATGCAGATTgagctcaggaaaatggcatggatttgggcaatacctttaaaaatgtgTGCATGCCTGTTCAGATAGCATGATAACATGCTTGGACTGCATTCTTTCCTTTTAAAGGGAGAGTAAAATAGATTTGAGAAAGAGTGTCTTATAGAATTCGCTCAACAGATTCTTGTGATCCAAGAGAACTTTTAGGTAGTCTGCGAGTTTCTTTTGCAGGACAGCAAGATAAAGCCAAGCTCTGCCTCTTCCAAGTGGGGTCTTTAGCTCTGGCAGATTTCTGACACTTGTTAAATCTAATGCTTCTGGACAAAGTTTCTCCACCAGTTCTAAAGGTCCAAAAAATGATTTGTGCTGCCCAATAAAACTTTCCTTAGCTTTAAGTTCATGCTTGAGGCAGTGCTCCATCACCACAAAAAACTGTTGAAGAGGAGGGAAGTCAGAATCCAAAGTCCTGCCCAAACTTTGAGCTGACTGGATTAAGACTTTAATGCTCAGTTTCATCATGTTCATGAGATTTGAACATTCTTCCATTGTGTGGTATTTGGTTGCTTCACCTGAGTTACCAGAGCAACACTTCCCTCCCACCTCTACCTCGAGGATGAGGAAAACCTGGGAAGAGGGCAATTAGAGGATAATGTTGTAAAGGTACTCTGAAAAAAGCACCCCACTTTGGAAGCAAAGACAAAGAAAACCCTCCCAATGAAAGCAGCCTGGTAAAATTCTAGTACAGAATGTGGCTACATGAGGAATAGGGGCACCAACATAATACTGTCACAGATATAATGGTGAGAATTCCTGTCATCCATGGCTCTCCCACTGATTCTTTTAGAGCTGCTTTTCTATTCTTTCAAGCTTACCTTACTCATTTGAGATTTTTGGTGTTCTTCACAGGAGCTTCATGCTTACCTGGCTCTAAAACACCATCACCAGACAACTCACCTAGCCAGAATTTTTAAGAGAATAGAAACAAGACTATTTCCCCATATACACCCCACTGTGACAATGCCTTGTGCCATTTAAAAAGCCATGTGTTTTAGTCTGATTTTAATTGTGGATTATTTATCCGGAATTTTGAGGCTTTGTACTCCCCCTTCCTGTATAATTTCTGCACAGGCGTACACATTGAAGAGAAGGAACAACAATTTAGTCATAATCCCTCACCTTCCCCCTCCATTAAAATGGCTATACTCCCTAGATTATATATGGACAATATCCCCCTTTGTCACTAAAACATCACTGGTGGGAGTATCATGTAAAGGCTAAAatgtgcttatgaatttcaacgATTGTATGAAAAATCTCATAGTGGGCAGCTGAATGGCATTTTGAACAGATGTAGTCCTAATGAAATCAACTAGATTACACCAACGTGGATGGTAATTGTGTGGTTCTTCTGTGAGCCAATAGAACCCTTGTGTTCTGAAGCTGGACAGTTTACCCTTAGCTGTGGGCTAACGGTTTGGTTAAAGTGCACGATCCAGTCACACATTGCAAAGTCGCGTTTTACCCTTTCTAATTTCCTTTGCAAGTGATGGCCTGCATGCACCTCAGCTCAGAATATGGACCTTACTACCTTAACATTAGCACAACCAGTCCACTATGTAGCATTCTAAACTAATGCATACTGAGCCCTGCAATGAACTCCTGAATGGTTAGGTATCCCTGGCCATCAGAATCAAGGCCATCAAAGACCAGCTCCAGCTCTTCTGTGCTCCAGGGTAAGTCTTCCTCTTTCAATTTCTGAAAACAAGACAAATGTCAAATTAGATCTGAGCTATATTTCTTTCAAACCACTTATAAAAGCAGCCTCATGACACCCAAAGAGCTGTAGCAATCCAAACCAAAGTTGTTTGCAACCATGCTGGTCCAAATCAAAGTCCAAAACCAAAACACAATCTGTATAATACTTTTTATTGGGACCAACTAAAATGTGTGCAAGCTTTCTAAGTTCACTAGAACTCTTAATCAGGTTAGATGGCACAATATAGAAAAGAAGTGGAGGAAAAGGGCATGATCTTAAGATCTGTTCTTGCCAGCATTCCTGTGCATAATGCTGGTAGACATGTAGATTTAAAGTGGTGCTGTTGGTACCTGGTAGCACCTGTGTAGAAATCCACCCCTCAAAAGCACTGAGGCTCTTAAGTGCACTATGGCAATGGGTTCCCCCTCTCATTTTCACAGAATGGTCCAATCTACGGCAGCCAAGATCAGGATTTTTGAAAGGTACTTGCTCATTCTTTACTAACCCATGTTATGCCTGGTGCTTCCCCTGGAAGgctctcatttattgcttcaaatGGCCTACCAAAATAGATAGTCCATACCACCAACTTACCTGCATATCCACACGTGTAATAACACCCTTTTTGTTCTCATCACATTCCTGAAAGAAGTCCTGaatctttttcaatatttcaGAAGGGAATAGCTCTTCTTCCAAAATCGGAGACATTTGCATGCTTCTGTATCTGCCTTTTCTTTTCTTCCAATGACTTGATCCAAACTTTCTGTTTTTAGGAAGCATTCTCTGCTTATCCATGGCCTTCCCAGAAGTTGTCTCAGTCCTTTGAAAAAAaagtgtgggggggagggcattacACTTTTTAAATCTCTTCAGTGAGCTCAGATGCATTGATAACATCACACAATATTTGCAA of the Eublepharis macularius isolate TG4126 chromosome 5, MPM_Emac_v1.0, whole genome shotgun sequence genome contains:
- the LOC129329792 gene encoding EF-hand calcium-binding domain-containing protein 4A-like, translating into MDKQRMLPKNRKFGSSHWKKRKGRYRSMQMSPILEEELFPSEILKKIQDFFQECDENKKGVITRVDMQKLKEEDLPWSTEELELVFDGLDSDGQGYLTIQEFIAGLSMH